Part of the Musa acuminata AAA Group cultivar baxijiao chromosome BXJ3-10, Cavendish_Baxijiao_AAA, whole genome shotgun sequence genome, aaaaaaattaattaaaagaattCTACAGTAGAGATAAACATATCATTCGATATCTGACTCGTGCCCTCGTTTTACTTTaaacattcataaaaaaaaactttgtttacaatcaaatataaatgtatatttaaataattataaattttagacaTTATAGTTTTATATTAACACTctcatttaattttatattaatatgtGTTCAATTTTGGGAGAGAATCTATCGTCTGGGTGTCACAtgtcattcaaatcatcatttatcattataaattttCTTCACTCCTTTTATTACAAACATAAACCCCATTCTCTTACTTTGTGacaatgaaaattttctttcctcCTTCAAGGTATAAAAACATATTCtgaacaagaaaataaagaaaggattctttcttttctcgaaTTACTCGAGACTACATTTAGGAATCTCGGATTAGTAACTCGAGTGTTAGAGTGATCAGGTCGGAAAAACTTCCCTGACCTTGATCTTTGTGTAGATGACACCTCGAGAGAACAATACATCTATCTTGAACCTACCTCGAACCCACTTCGAAGTCACCTCaggtataaaaaatattatgtataaatttaatagttttaataaaaatattatatatatatatatataatatttttgtttcataatttttatAGTTTAGTGTCTTTGTGTTGGAGTTTTTATTATCCTCCCTTCTTTTATCTTCTCTGTTACTTTTTAGATCTATGATGATCTTACCATAAATCCCCATACATAAGagaataatttaaagaaaaaaaaatcatagaagcTCTCTAGATTTAAATTCTATACATGCGTTCCTTTAAAACATAAAAACTTATGCATATTTGATAGCTGATCTCCTTGGGTACCATAAATTAAATGTCACTTGAAACTCTAATTTATAATAATACCTTACATTCACTATAATCTTCTTTAAGTGATGCCTTATATACTTATTTAATTGGAATAAATTaatatagatgaagtggatagccaaagttttttttttcaatacatattaatgataatgacatctaaagatataaattttgatatttcatAATAATATAAATGTGTTTTTCAATCTTTGAAAGGACATTATCTAAAATTTAGaacttcaaaataaataaataaataaataaaataatgttgCAGTAGATTTAAAAATGTCACTTCATATATTCTCATCATCTCATAATACAAGAGAAGACTCTCCCTCCCCAATAATGCAGACCATTGGTTTAAGAGTTACTTAAAATGACTTTGCACTCACAAAGACTACAACTCATATTTGATGTTAACTTTTCTAAttagcactatatatatatatatatatatatatatatatatatatatatatatatatatatatatatatatatatatatatatatatatatatatatatatatatatatatatatatatatataatttaatataaatttaaatttaatatatatagtgtatcattgcatattaaatttaaaattggaCACAAGCAATCATTTGTTAGTTTTTCTATACTCAAaatatttagtgaatattattataaGCTAATTTATCAGTCTCACTTAGGAGACTCCTCATGTGGAAAACCAATACCAAAGCCATCGTTCTTCACTCTCATATCTTAGATTTTTAGTATCAACTTGAGTATATTCaatctgaaattttttatttattatatatcataaattGTGTATAAAAAATGTTAGaggaaaatattattgatgtttTGATTAACCTGATGTGATCCAGATCCATCTAACCAGAATTTTTCATGGTGTTTTCgatgtaaaaatattatactcCCAAAGTGTTACTTACACGAAGATAAAGATCATTGGAGGTTTTTCGACTCGATCCTTTTAATGCTCAGGTTAGTAAACCGAAGTCCTCAAATATGGATTTCAGTCGTTCCAAAAGAGAATCCTCCccactatttataatatttttttcatcttaAAAGATAAGAATGAAGCTTGAGATTAACTTCCTTATAGGATTGAGAAAGAAGTTTATGATTATCTttcttatcataataaataagaagaaaatttATATAGACAAACATATATAGGGTGAATTGGATCCCACGTAACGATCACGTATTAGCTAACAATAGACCTCCTAACAGAAGGCACTAAGGGACATATAATGTATACAAGTGTTTACTATAGTAGAAATTAGATATaatgaataaaataatttattagtaGTATTTGATGCAATAAAACAACTTAGTAGTATTAATGACATTGAGAATATATTTGAACCAGATATGCAATTGATGGTTAAATGATATATTGGCATGTTTAATGCTTGCACAACACTAAAACTAATTCTCATTAATAATATTTACTTTCAACTATCACATTGAGAATTTATTTACAACCAAATATCTAattgataaattataaattacttatattttatgtGTACAACCATGTGTTACATTTACATAGTTTATTCAAACACTCTCGTATAACTTTAAATTAACCAATATGTTCaacttgattattattttttataatttattttttttaattgagaaCTTGAAGGAAAAAATTACCCATGtcaaggcaaaagacttaaaaagACCCAAGTGATGCACATCCAAGAGTAGAAGTATAATTATCTTTGTTGTCAAATtcacttattattttttataattcttaTGAAATATATAGCACCCCAATATGTCCTATATTGAAGGCAATATCATATATATGACATTATAGAGAAATAGTCGGATCCATCTATGGTAACTTTGGTTTTGTGAATCGTAATCTAAATAgtatatcttttaaaattatttttttgtgcaaTGGATCTAAAGATCTCTTTTGGtgaatcctaatttttatttGGAAAGAACATATGTCATGATTATCATAGAAAATTTTCTACCGTAATTTGTAtgtttagatatccaataaaaataCACTCTCTTACGTATATATGCATGCAAATGTATCTAATTACTCTATAAATATAAGGCCAACTTCTATCCTACCCCGATAGTAcaataatttctttttttctctctccatGTATGAGTATGCCAAGATAGATAGGGCTTcggagatatgtatatatatatatttttttatggaaGCTTTGGGATCGAACTCTGAACCTCATACTCACATGTTTAGTACGAGAAAATTAAGACATGAGGTTCAAGTTCAATCCTAGACTttccatgaaaaaaaaagaaagaaagaaaaagagaatgtgAATGATCTATTGATTTGCAGCAGATAAAACTATCCATCAAGGCTTGTGAGTCCTTTAGTTTCTTTTCATTAAtagctatcttttttttttaatgtccattatgttataattattattttttctcttatCAATGTCTCacaagaggaaaaagaaagagagataaAAATCAGTGTAGATATCAGTTTTGATATTTATCCCTTTAATTGCAACTTTTAACATACTGGaccataaatatgatttattcaataattttgtttatatttatatctatcatTATCTCTATCATTATAGAGTGCACGCGCTCACACACACATTGTGACGATGAAACTTAAATTGATACTAATATCTTAtgaaaagatatttttaatatttagtaaTGATTGAATATTAGGGGTGCTTTATCTATTTTTAATTATGGTTTTTCTTTTAATTCAACTAGCTAGTAGTAGTATCATGATTGGCACTAAatgaacattaaaaacaaaatatgaaagaatatttatataatattaaaatatgaaaagatagatttatTAGAGCAcccaaatttattttatttatctattatGATATATAAGTTATTGGCGTAAATGAAAATACACTAATCAGTGACATTGCAAAGTTATTTAGCAAGAAAAGTTGCATCTCCATTTGCTAGTGTCCTTTGTGTCTAATGATTCATCTATACTATCTAAGGAGAATGTCATCCTCCTTAATTGATAACTTTATCAAAGATAGGTAATTTGGACAAGCATTTGAAGACTAATATGTTTCTGCCTTCAATTTATGTGGAGCTCTTATATCCCTCCCCATCTTAACTGTTATAGTTTTCGCAGTCATTGATCTTATTCACTCCATCAAGTGGTCATTCTCAAGTTTTTCTTGATTGTTCCCTTGAACTCTTATATCTATTGGAATTTCATTTGATGGTTTTCTAGTAAGATACTAGGGTTTAATTTATGGTTATCGAATTGGTTATGTGGTTCTTCGAACATGACATGCAGGTTTCTTGGTTGCTTTTGCTTTTATTTTCATTTATGTTTTTTAGGTTCAGATTTTTTGATTTGTTTGCTTAAAGGCTTCGGTAGTTTCACTTGTTCACAGTTCGTTGGATAGGGATTCTTTTCTTTGGttagtttttttaataatttttagggtTTTGTTTATGAATCTTATCGGAGCGTGATTCTTTGGGGTGACATCATAAATTTCATTTGTTTTCATTTttcaatatttaaatatttaaatatatgagaATAGATGAGAGATTTCAAAGCTAAAAACTCATGATAACTTACAATCTCTTAGACCCCAAATCTATAAGTTTATTTTTGCTTTACCTCATTTCTCCTcccaattatatatttaaaacatTACATGAGCCCTCTGTAAACAGAGGGGTAAACTCAAAACTTTAACTTTAGCTATAATAGAAACTCCAATCTTAACCAAGACTCTTAAACCAAAATTATATCTAATAACAAAGTTTGATTTAATATTCCAACATCCTTTCCTAATTAAAGATTGGAAAAAAAATTATGGAAAGCATCGAATGTTATTGTTATACATTATGTTCTTTGAAATTTTAGAATTTGAAGTCGCACAATCAAACTTTTGGATTTGTCTTATATaccttaattaattataaaactcTTATTTGTTTGGAATCAATCTTGTTAGCTTTCTTGACAATCTCTAAACACTAAATCAATCTTATCAATATAATTATTTGCATACATATCTAACTCCTTTATTATagaatattaattaatttttatagcTTCTAGATCATAAATAATAATGATCCTCATATTAGCATTAGTAACATTTTATTCTAAATCTTTAATGATCaactttataaatatttttcttttttataaggaggtaaaaaatacttttatgcttctcataaaaataaaataatttaatccgACAAAATTATCTACTCCATAAAAATCAATACTATCTGCATCATAGTCTAAATCTTGCTTTTGTATAATTTTGGCATCTTTAatattaataagaatattattGGGTGAATATGGCATCTTTAATATTACTAACAGATCTATCTTTCGGGTTTGTATTATATAATCTTTATGTATTAtctaatttttatgatataccttTAGACAGCGTAGGAGGATATATATCTCCTTCATAAAAATCTTTTAAGATTAACTAGTCTTTTCTTCTTATCTTAGCATAAGAAatctttaaaataatatttttatttagtaataaactttattattcttttatcttcttctaTGTTAAAAattaattcttatttttttttctttggagagTGACATAAAATCCATATTATTtatcacatctttaaaattatccAAGGGAATTTCTTTTAAACCTTTGGATCCGACAAAAATCTTcaccttaattttttatttttagtatttttttttatcaaacctaGATAATAACGAGAtctaaaataacttataaaaattatcattaataTTTAGAACTACGAATTAAACCCAAGGATCTAACTAAATAACTACAGAAAGAAACTTTAATATGCATCATGATTTAAGGGGAATAACTAAAAAGAACCTGGGAATGACCTCTTAATCAAGCAAACAACATTGACGTCTTGGAAAATATAAAAGTTAGGATGGGGAGGAATATGATGGTTCCACTAAAATATGAGACTTGATTTGATTGTGATCACGATCGTTATCATCTTTATCTCATCTTCTCTCCTAACGCCATCGTCATTTCTCCTCTCCTCCGAGTTTAGTGACGTAAGAGCAAAGTTGTATAATCTAtcctcttctcttattttttattttttattttttatttttttttaaaatttatatttacatttaattcatatttatatttattaagaaaatttatggtcttcataaaaaaataaaaatattataatgtggtccaaaaaaaataaaaatataatttacttAGGAATAACACATACTTAGTTTTTTctagataatttttaaaatttatgcaatataatattaattaagaaAACCGGATTACTATTACCAAATCACGTCATGGCTTCGAAcagcgtatattattccaaaatcGAATTCGATATGATGTTAAAAACGTGGTCGGCAGGATTCGAACCTGCGCGGGAAGAGCCCACATGATTTCTAGTCATGCCCGATAACCACTCCGGCACGACCACATTTTGTGATGTTTTCCTGTtacctaattatatatataatatatttctaAACGCTCTCTTTTTCTATTCCAATCATGATATCTCGACCCTTCAGACTCTGTATTATCTAAAATTTCTAATGTCCAAATTTGCATACCGTATCCCTCGTGATTTTTGGTATTTATTTATGTAAATATAAGGTTAATATGTAACCATTCtcattaagtttatcattcattatcattaattttttttatttattatggtttaaatattttgatttttcattgtaactgttattattaaatattttatttaatatcattaaaaaaatttattatagtccaaacattataaatttaaattaattcttgaacgttatgattctcatgataataaatgttctcgaCGGGAGAACGTCTATATAAATGAGAGTTTTTATTCTTGAGCTCAATATTAAGTCTAAAAGATTTTCTATATCATTTAAAGCGAGAGTTCTAAGTTGAGAAGTgtcaaaatataaagaaaaatcatTGCTAAAATTCTTCACAACAATGGCCGAACGTATGCAATTTTCGTTTATGCATTAGTTTTCTTATGTTTCTCTTATAATGATTTAaaaacatattttggtattaaaatttatgatagtTGGTATCTGAGCCATTAATCTCTATcttgatatgaaagagttttcattttttatatcatgaatatggcttgattttggtttcttttttaaacttcttgatatatttcatgttgaaaatcatgaggatataacattttcaatatttttagtcgataaaatgctcatattatgtatgaatatttggttatattaattCATGCTTATGAGCCAATTTTATATATTCAAAATATCTAGTGactcatataatcttaattaattaagaattagtcatagcatcattaattaattaaaattatatataaagttaaaataaggatcacataagtaattagatatgATATTTTGTCtgaatatatttaatataataattgttatcccataggatcttttattatatttatataattaatcaggataaaatatcatattattttcataatttacccataaggattatgaattggaatataatttgatagttttattataaagactatttgaatctatttgaattaaaaatttagtccacaatcaattttaatattaaaagattatatttcacattggtaaaacatgtaatttaaactattaagcctcaaattttgacataaacatatttgattttatgtaatttctcaaactgttaattttttttatattgaatGTAACATTCCTGAACTTatgggtgataactataagatatggaagtagAGGATTCTTCTCCATTTAAGGTCGATGTATATTGATTATGTTATTAGGAAAGACGAACTACTTCTGATTGTGATTCTTCTCTATTTAAGGTCTATACTGAAAATAGACAAATACCTAGTTCTTTTGCTAAGTTTATTGAAGAACATGtgattgttgcccaatacactatgcttgATTTTCTATACTAGAATGGTGTTGAAGAAAAAAAATCGAACATTATTTGACAtgatgcggagtatgcttagcaactccaatcttcctatgtTCTTATGGACTAAAGGACTAAAAACGATTATGTATATATTAAATCGAGTTCAAGACACTATGTATATATTAAACagttatgtatatatttattcgataaagattaatttaaattattaagctAAGCGTATATATCAAATGAGAGaatgtaaccgttctcattaagtttatcattcattaccattaatttcttcatttattatggtttaaatattttaattttttaaattattattattaaatattatatttaatattattaaaaaaatttattatagtcCAAACGttgtaaatttgaattaattcttgaatatTATAAAgttaatgataataaatatttttgattggAAAACGTCTATATAAACGAGGGTTTTGGTCTTTAGACTCAATATCTCTTTTAAGTCTAAAAGATTTTCTATACCATTTGAACCGAGAAGTACCAAAATACAAAAAGAAATTTGCTAAAATTCTTAATAACAATGGGAGATACACAATTTTAGTTTCCACTTATGTTTCTATTATTATGgtttagaaacatattttggtagaaaattatatatatataatctcagcTTGATCTCAATCTTAAAAGCAACCATATTTATAGCCAATCGAATCGGGAAGCTATTTCACGCCATTTGACTCGTAGCATATTCTATGGATAAAAGAGTTGACTTTATCCACTCGATTTTTCCCAAAtaatgaatgaaatgcagaggttTCATATAAATAGCACATACTACAGAAGTCAACTACACTTGGTCAACTTATTTAGCGACTTTTAAGTAATCCGATTTCAATTCTCACTTCTTTTACGTGGTTATCGAGTAATCCAAGCTCATTGTTCCTTTGGGCCACAAAGAAACCCCACCCCCTTAGTCAACGCTTGGGAGCGCCACATGCATGCTTTGACCAATCCGCAACAGAATTCCTTTCCCTTAAAGTAAACTCGACACCTTTCTCCATGGCTTACTCACATACCGATCTATCTATATAGATAGCCCTAAAACTACAACGCCATTGCGCTGACACCCTTTGGTTCTCGTCCTCGGCAAAGCAATGGCCTCCTGGTCTTCCATAACGCTCGCTTAGGTGCTCATCTTCTCCAAGTCGAAAGCGCAAGGTGCAAGCTCGATCTCGTCGTCACGAAACCTGCACGCAATCTACTCGATGACGTTTGGACTTGCTTCGCAGGGACCGGCGTGGAGTGCGAGCGCTTGGACGCGAGCGCCTGCGCCTACGCGGTGTCGTCGTCGGGAATGCGCTGCGTGCTGGAGAGGAACGCCGGGGGCGCCTACGCGTGCGCCATGTCGGAGATCGGCGCCGAGGGGTTCGTCGACTGGGTCGAGACGGAAGGGTGCATCGCGGCGTGCGGCCTCGATCGGAGAACCGTCGGGATATCGTCGGACTCGTTGCTGGACGCTAACTTCCAGCGGAAGCTGTGCTCCTCGGAGTGCTTCCGTGGCTGCCTCAACATAGTCAACCTCTTCTTCAATCTCGCAGCTGGCGAAGGTACACTGCAAGCACAGTAATATCATAGCCACTTGTTGTGATCTTGACGTGTGGATTCACCGTCCCAAGGTGCCTCCTTTTCCTGCAATTTGGTCGGACCTTCTCCATGGGATTCTTCCTGCGAGCTAAGGAGcagggaagagggaggagagagagagagagagagagagagtagcgaAAACGAGCGAGAGGTTGGGGTAAGTGCGAGGCGCTTCTTCGGAAGAGTGAAGCCAACACCGCGGTGCAGCAGAGCGGGGAAGGagataaaaagagagagagagagagagagagagagagagagagactgtaacGTTCCAACTGAACTTTGAATGTTCAAAAAAAAAGTTCCAAGTGTTTATCTAAAGAATACCGATAGAAGCGACATACTTTTCAATTTGCAACAGCAGCCAAAGAATTAGGACACATTAACTCGGAATTTTCTGCCTTTGCTATTCCTAAAAATGAGATTATATCGCCAAAGAAATTTCACTTTCATGCTTGACACATCTCACATACTTTGACGCAGCGCTTGTCGGCATTCAACTCTATCGTCGAAGAACTTCCTTGTATCACCCTCAATTTGATATGTCTCGTGGCCTTTGCCAGCAACAACCTGCAGCATCACATCATAGTCTTCAGTCCAAAGTACTAGAAGCTGAAATTGAGTTACACATATCCTTTG contains:
- the LOC135651371 gene encoding uncharacterized protein LOC135651371; this translates as MAERTGVECERLDASACAYAVSSSGMRCVLERNAGGAYACAMSEIGAEGFVDWVETEGCIAACGLDRRTVGISSDSLLDANFQRKLCSSECFRGCLNIVNLFFNLAAGEGTLQAQ